CTGCGAGAGGCCGAGCGAACGCGTCGCCGGGAGCAGTGCGTCGACGAACCAGTCGGAGACGAGCGCAGCGCCGAGGCCGGCAGTGGCGAGCACGCCGACGCTCTGCGGCACCGACCAGCCGTGCGGCGCGTCGGCGCTCGCCACGACGCCTTCGAAGTCGTCGAGGGTCCCCGGCGCGGGCGGCAGCACGGAGGGGTCGGCGGCGAGCGTGAAGCGGAGACTCGCCGCGAAGACAACGAGCAGCACGACCGCGCACGTCGCGCTGAGGGCCGACTCGTGCGGCTGCGCGGGCGTGTGGAGCGTGTCGGCGAGCGTCGGCACAGCGAGCGCCGTGACGGCGAGCAGCATGAGCGTCGCGGCCGACCGCGGCGGTTGCGAGTCGAAGCGCTGCGTCCCGTGCTTCAGCCCTCCGACGAGAAGCGCGAGGCCGAGCACGAGGACCGCGTTGGCGAGGATCGAGCCGACGAGCGCCGCGCGCACGACGTCGCGCAGGCCGGCCTTCAGGCTGAAGAGCGAGACGAACAGCTCGGGGAGGTTGCCGAACGCGCCCTGGAGCACGCCGGTCGCCCCCGCGCTGAGGCGTTCGCCGAGTTGCTCGGTAGCGGTGCCGACCGCGCGGGCGAGGAGGGCGAGGGCGGCCGCGGCCACGACGAAGCGTGCGATCGGCGGTGCCTCGACCGCGGCGAGCGTGCCCGCGAGCACGGCCGCGGCGAGTGCAGCGCCGAGCCACGCGCGTTCAGACCGGGTGAACTGGAGGGAGAGCGACGCCATACCACTCGCGCCAAGCAAGAGCGGCACCGGGGCCGCGTGCTTACCTCCGCGGTGTAGCCGCGTCTTACGGGCGCACTGGCCGTCGTCTGCCGCGCGATTCGCCTTCTCGCTTCCCTCCGACCATGTCCATGCGTTCGCTCACCGTCCGATCGCCGCGCGTACGCGAAGCGCTGCGCCTCGTCATCATCCCGGCCGCGGTGCTGCTCGCCGTCGCGCTTGCCGGGTGACCGCGACGACGGTCGCGCGCCGCGAGTAGGGGGCGACCGCGACCCGCGTGTCTCACCTTGAGGGCCCGAGGACACCACGCGGGTCCGTGGCGATACAGTACCGCGTTTTTTGGGGAACGGCGTCGGTCTCGGGCGTGCGCGGCGGATCCACCGCGCGTCGCGCCGCTCGGACCGGCGCCGTTTCGCGCCCCGACCGAGCGACAGGGCCCGCGGCTCAGTCGGCCAGCCAGGCGTCGCGGTGTTGGGCGACGAACGCGTCGTCGGTGAGGTCCGGGTAGAGGCGAAGAACGCGATCGATCTCCTGGGCCTGCCCGGGCGAGAGCTGCTCCCGCGGGTCGAGCGTCCACGTGCCGCGGACGAGCCCCTGCCGCCGGAGCACCTCGTGGATGCCGGCGATGCATCCCGCGTAGCCGTTGTGCGGATCAAAGAGCGCGCCGTTCGCGTCGGTGAGCGCGGCCGCGTGCGCGAGCCAGCGGGCGTCGATCGGCTGCCCGGCCGCCGCTGCGGCGTGCGCGTCGGCGAGGAGCTCGACGGCGCGCCGGGTCCAGACGGCCCACTGGCCGAGGAGTCCGCCGACGATGCGCCGGGTCGCCGGCATCCCGCCGACGGTCACCGGGAAGGGCGTGAGCAGGTCGACGACGATGCTGTCGTCGTTCCCCGTGTACAGCGCGACGTCCACTCGCCCCGACTCGGCGATCGCGCGCACGACGTCCAGCGTGCGGTAACGGTCGAACGGGGCGATCTTGATCGCGACAAGGTTGGGCACCTCCTCGGCGAGCGCGCGCCAGAACCGGTAGCCGAGCGGGCGTCCGCCGACCGCCGGTTGGAGATAGAAGCCGACGAGCGGGAGCACCTCGCTCACTGCGCGCGCGTGGCGCACGAGCGCGGCGTCGGTTATGTCGCCGAGCGGGCCGTCGACGCCGCCGAGCGAAAGCAGCCCCGCGTGGTAGCCGACCGCGCGCGCGACTTCGGCCTCGTGCACGGCCTGCCGCGTGTCGCCGACGAGGCCGGCGACGAGCGCGAACGGCTGCAGCGTGTCGGGTTCGCCGTCGCCGCGCACGTATGCGAGCCACGCGCGCGCGGTCTCCGCGGCGAGTTCGAGCACCGGGCGGTAAAGGCCGATCTCGGGCCGATGGATGGCGAATTGGGTTGTGTGGACGCCGACCGCAATCCCGCCCGCGCCCGCGTGCACGTAATACCGCGTGACGGCGCGCTGCGCGCGTTCGTCGAGCGTGCGCGAGGGGGTGAGCGCGAGTGGGTGCGCGGGAATGACGTGTCCGGCCAGCAGGTGGCGGCGAACGTTCACGGCGTCCTCAGCCCGGCCGGACGCGTGACCTCCGGTCCACTCCGCCGCTTGGCCGCAGCCTTATCACGGCGCAACTCGCGGCGCCACCTGAACGCCTCGAGGCCGGTCGCCACGCTCACGAACAGCGCGATCATACCAAGAACGGGGTACACGCCCAGATGGCGCTGCTTGGACGCGAGCGCCATGACCGCGACCTGCCCGGCGTACCAGACGCAGTCGCGCACGCTGCGGCCGAGGTTTGCGGAATTGTACTCGCGCGCGAGGCGCTGCACCTCGCGGCGCCAGTCGGTCGCGTCGTCGGGCGTGTACATGCCGCGCCGAAGGGCAACCGTCATGCCGATTGTATCGAACGTGTCACGGCGGCCGATCGGCACGTCAGTATCGCCCGTCGCGCACTTCGAATTTCGTCGGCTTGCCGAGGGTGGGCCCGCCCGAGTTGAGCCACTCGCCGACCCAGTCAATCAGTCGCGCCGTGGGTACGCTGGGCGCGCCGAACAGGCGTGTCGCACGCGTCGTGTCACTGAGCAGCGCGTCGGCCGCCGTGGTGCCGACGAGGTGCGGGGCGCGGCCGAACATGCGGCCGTAGCGGCGCGCGAGGTCGGCCACGGCGAGCGGCTCCGGGCCCGTGACGTTGACGGGGAACGCCGGCGTGGCCGCGACGGCGAAGCATTCGAGCGCCTGGGCGTTCGCGTCGCCCTGCCAGATCACGTTCACCCAGCCCGTGCGCACGTCGACGGGCTCGCCGGTCCGGACCCGCTGCGCGAGGTCGACGAGTACGCCGTAGCGGAGGTCGACGGCGTAGCTCAGCCGCACGAGGGCGAGCGGGCTTCCGCCGCGCTCGCATGCCCACTCGAGCACGCGCTCGCGGCCGACGCACGCGTTCGCGTACTCGCCGAGCGGGGTGAGCGGGTGGTCCTCGGCGGCGCCGCGGCCGGGGCCGGGGGTACACGGGTAGACGTTGCCGGTCGAGAACGCCACGACGCGCGCGCCGGCGTAGCGCTCGGCGACGAGTGCGGGGGCGACGGTGTTGGTCGCCCACATGCGCGCCGGCGCGTCGCTGACGCCGAACTTCAGCCCGGCCATGTAGACCACGAGCGGCGCGTCGGGGAGCGCCGCGACCGACCGGCGGTCGAGCAGGTCGACCGTCGCGGTCTCGACGCCGTGGGACTCGAACTGCCGGCGCGCCGCGGGGTCGGAGAAGCGCGACGCGGCGACGACGCGCCGTCCCGCGTGCGGGCCGCCTAACGCGTCGAAGGCGCGCCGGGCCATGCGCGCGAGCGAGGGCCCCATCTTCCCGCCGGCGCCGAGGACGACGAGGTCGCCGCTCGTCCGGGCGAGCACGCCGGCGACGGCGTCGGTCGGGCGCGACAGCCGCTCTTCGAGCGCGTCGAGGTCGCGCGGCGGCGCGGGCTCGTCGTCGTCGCGGTCGCCGCGCGACGGATCGCCCGCGCCGGCCGGCGTCATCCGGGCGTTAGGCCGAGACGCGGGCGGCGCCGCGGAGCTCGTCGCCGAGCTCGCGGCGCGCGGCGTCGATGAGCCCGCGCACGCGCTCGCGCAACGCGGGGACGTCGTCGGAGGTGAGTCCGGCCGTCTCGATCGGCTCGAGCACGCGGCAGACGGCGGTCGCGCGGCCGACCAGGAACGAGTGCTTGGCCATCGCACCGCGCGTGCCCGCGATCGCGATCGGCAGGACCGGCGCCTGGGCCTGGACCGCGACGTGGAACGCGCCGTCCTTGAAGGGGAGCAGGTCGTCGGTCGGCGAGCGCGTCCCTTCGGGAAACACCATCACCGAGACGCGCTTGGCGAGCCGGTCGCGGCACTTCACGAGCGCGCCGACGGCGCTCTCCCGGCTGCCGCGCACGAGCGGCACGTCGCCGGCCATGCGCATCAGCCATCCCATGACCGGGATGTTGAAGATGGTCTGCTTGGCGAGCCACTTCATCTCCCAGGGCAGGAAGCAGAGCAGAAAGATGTCGGCGTACGATTCGTGGTTGCTCACCGCGACGTAGGGGCGGCGCGGGTCACGCACGCGCACGCCGGTGGTGCGGAAGTGCCACCACGGGTTGAGCGCCGCGCCGGCGAAACCCAGCAGCCGAAAGAACCGGCCGACGGCGTACCGCCCCGGGTCGAACGGCGCCGTGAGCGCGAAGAGCAGGCACGCGATCGGGAACCCGACGACGACGAGCGCGATCCACACGACCCAGACCCACGCCGTGACGAGACGTTGCATCGCTGGAGGACCTCGCGGGGGCGGACGTCGCGGTCCGTTAGGCAGCCGGGGGCGTCGCCGGCGCCGCGGCGGGGGGCGTGTTGGTCGTCTCGCCCGCCGCGCCCGCGTCGTAGGCTTGCTGCGCCGCCTCGGCGCCCCGGAACCAGATCTTCGAGTGGGTGCCGTCGCAGAACGGCTTCTTGGTGCTCGCGCCGCAGCGGCAGAGCGAGATCGCCTTGCGGCCTTCGGTCGAGATCGTCTGGCCCTGTGCGTCGACGAGGCGAACGCGGGCCATGTCGTCGCCCGCGATGACGAACGGGCCGTTCTCGCGGACGGTGATGGTGATCGGGTCCATGATGTCTGAAGACGGGAGTGATCGAGAGATCGTTGTCATCCTGAGCGGAGCGAAGGATCGCTATCCGAGGCGAATACGCGCGCGGGGCTCGGCCCGGTGCGAGATCATTCAAGCGGCAGCGATCCTTCGCTGCGCTCAGGATGACACCGCTACGCGGTCGCCTGTTGCGTGTCCGCGTCGCGCGCGTTCCGTTTGAGCCGCTCGATCATCGCGTTCAGCCCGACCTCCCGGGCCGCGAGTCCGAGCCCGCTCATCAGCTGCCGAACGTAATCGGCGGGGATGGCGAGCGTGGCGGACGGCGGCTGGTCGTTCACGGCCTGGAACGTCAGCGCGAGCACGGCGGCGATCGTCGGCGACTGCCGCGCGTTCACGTCGGCGTAGAAGTGCAGCGTGCCGTCGTCGCGCCGCTCGGGGAAGAGGTCGACCCGGGTCTGGCACTCGGGGACGGTGAACGCAGCCCGGTCGACGTCGGCGTACCGGGCGGGCACCGGCTCGAGCTGCTTCGCGTAGCCGACGAGCGCCTGCATCTTCTCCTCGCGCCCGAGCGTGCGGAAGCGGTTCAGCACCCGCTCGAGTTTGGGCGGGAGCGCCGCGGGCAGCG
The Gemmatimonadetes bacterium T265 genome window above contains:
- a CDS encoding calcium/proton exchanger, yielding MASLSLQFTRSERAWLGAALAAAVLAGTLAAVEAPPIARFVVAAAALALLARAVGTATEQLGERLSAGATGVLQGAFGNLPELFVSLFSLKAGLRDVVRAALVGSILANAVLVLGLALLVGGLKHGTQRFDSQPPRSAATLMLLAVTALAVPTLADTLHTPAQPHESALSATCAVVLLVVFAASLRFTLAADPSVLPPAPGTLDDFEGVVASADAPHGWSVPQSVGVLATAGLGAALVSDWFVDALLPATRSLGLSQTFTGLVVVAIAGNAVENAVGISLAAKNKPDYALSVILNSALQVALALTPVLVLASFFIGPAPLTLVLPPILLAALTLGTLVAAFVVYDGESIWLEGVALVGLYVMFAASVWWG
- a CDS encoding dihydrodipicolinate synthase family protein, whose protein sequence is MNVRRHLLAGHVIPAHPLALTPSRTLDERAQRAVTRYYVHAGAGGIAVGVHTTQFAIHRPEIGLYRPVLELAAETARAWLAYVRGDGEPDTLQPFALVAGLVGDTRQAVHEAEVARAVGYHAGLLSLGGVDGPLGDITDAALVRHARAVSEVLPLVGFYLQPAVGGRPLGYRFWRALAEEVPNLVAIKIAPFDRYRTLDVVRAIAESGRVDVALYTGNDDSIVVDLLTPFPVTVGGMPATRRIVGGLLGQWAVWTRRAVELLADAHAAAAAGQPIDARWLAHAAALTDANGALFDPHNGYAGCIAGIHEVLRRQGLVRGTWTLDPREQLSPGQAQEIDRVLRLYPDLTDDAFVAQHRDAWLAD
- a CDS encoding epimerase — its product is MTPAGAGDPSRGDRDDDEPAPPRDLDALEERLSRPTDAVAGVLARTSGDLVVLGAGGKMGPSLARMARRAFDALGGPHAGRRVVAASRFSDPAARRQFESHGVETATVDLLDRRSVAALPDAPLVVYMAGLKFGVSDAPARMWATNTVAPALVAERYAGARVVAFSTGNVYPCTPGPGRGAAEDHPLTPLGEYANACVGRERVLEWACERGGSPLALVRLSYAVDLRYGVLVDLAQRVRTGEPVDVRTGWVNVIWQGDANAQALECFAVAATPAFPVNVTGPEPLAVADLARRYGRMFGRAPHLVGTTAADALLSDTTRATRLFGAPSVPTARLIDWVGEWLNSGGPTLGKPTKFEVRDGRY